A stretch of Corynebacterium timonense DNA encodes these proteins:
- the rnc gene encoding ribonuclease III: MSRGTKRSRKRRPSGPEAWEAAFDAVDHAPLLERLGVELEPDILKLALTHRSFANEHDNLPNNERLEFVGDAVLGLSVANELFERFPSRPESDLSPMRSRVVSRYALADVAREIDLGPHLLLGKGEETTGGRDKESILADTTEAVLGAIYRQHGFETTRGVILRMFAPKLDAAQRSQDWKTVLQERVAELGGGQPEYQATVEGPEHEQVFTAHVLIGGSPRGTGRGQNKKTAEQNAAREAVFYLRDHPEVVALARGE; encoded by the coding sequence GTGAGCCGCGGAACGAAGCGCTCCCGCAAGCGCCGCCCGTCCGGACCCGAGGCGTGGGAGGCGGCGTTCGACGCGGTCGACCACGCCCCGCTGCTCGAACGTCTCGGTGTGGAGCTCGAACCGGACATCCTCAAGCTCGCGCTGACGCACCGCTCGTTCGCCAACGAGCACGACAACCTGCCGAACAACGAGCGCCTCGAGTTCGTCGGCGACGCGGTGCTCGGCCTGTCCGTGGCCAACGAGCTGTTCGAGCGTTTCCCGTCGCGCCCCGAGTCGGACCTGTCGCCCATGCGATCGCGGGTGGTGTCGCGCTACGCGCTCGCCGACGTCGCCCGCGAGATTGACCTCGGCCCGCACCTGCTGTTGGGCAAGGGCGAGGAGACGACCGGGGGGCGCGACAAGGAGTCGATCCTCGCCGACACCACCGAGGCGGTGCTCGGCGCGATCTACCGCCAGCACGGTTTCGAGACCACCCGCGGTGTCATCCTGCGCATGTTCGCCCCCAAGCTGGACGCGGCGCAGCGCAGCCAGGACTGGAAAACGGTGCTGCAAGAACGCGTCGCGGAGCTCGGCGGGGGGCAGCCCGAATATCAGGCCACAGTGGAAGGCCCGGAGCACGAGCAGGTGTTTACCGCCCACGTGCTCATCGGCGGTAGCCCGCGGGGCACCGGCCGCGGGCAGAACAAGAAGACCGCGGAGCAAAACGCCGCGCGTGAGGCCGTGTTCTACCTTCGCGACCACCCCGAGGTCGTTGCCCTGGCGCGGGGGGAGTAG
- the mutM gene encoding bifunctional DNA-formamidopyrimidine glycosylase/DNA-(apurinic or apyrimidinic site) lyase: MPELPEVEVVRRGLDEHLVGRTFGAVEVLHPRAVRGNDVDLAGVLPGLTVTGTGRRGKFMWLTLSDGAALVVHLRMSGQMLVGQPGQVAGPHVRIRASISELELTFVDQRTFGSWQYAELVDDPLTASPHRIPATVTHVAPDPFEDAFDPVEAARRVRRKKSAIKTVLLDQSVVSGIGSIYADEAMWAAGVKPTRRAASLRQRDAVRLLTESRAVMARALEQGGTSFDSLYVNVNGASGYFSRSLNAYGRAGAPCRACGTEMRRVVVNGRSSHYCPACQTA; the protein is encoded by the coding sequence GTGCCGGAGCTTCCCGAGGTCGAGGTCGTTCGCCGCGGCCTCGACGAGCACCTCGTCGGCCGCACCTTCGGCGCCGTCGAGGTCCTGCACCCGCGGGCCGTACGCGGCAACGACGTCGACCTCGCCGGGGTCCTCCCCGGGCTCACGGTCACCGGCACGGGCAGGCGAGGCAAGTTCATGTGGCTTACGCTCTCCGACGGCGCGGCACTCGTTGTCCACCTGCGCATGAGCGGGCAGATGCTCGTCGGCCAGCCGGGGCAGGTGGCGGGGCCGCATGTGCGCATTCGGGCGTCGATAAGCGAGCTCGAGCTCACCTTCGTGGACCAACGCACCTTCGGCTCGTGGCAGTACGCCGAGCTTGTCGACGACCCGCTCACCGCCTCCCCGCACCGCATTCCGGCGACGGTGACGCACGTGGCCCCCGACCCGTTCGAGGACGCCTTTGACCCCGTGGAGGCCGCGCGGCGCGTGCGGCGCAAGAAGTCCGCGATTAAGACGGTGCTGCTCGACCAGTCGGTCGTCAGCGGCATCGGCTCCATCTACGCCGACGAGGCGATGTGGGCCGCCGGGGTGAAGCCGACGCGGCGGGCGGCCTCGCTGCGCCAGCGCGACGCGGTGCGGCTGCTCACGGAGTCTCGCGCAGTGATGGCGCGCGCCCTCGAGCAGGGCGGGACGAGCTTTGATTCCCTCTACGTCAACGTCAACGGGGCGAGCGGGTACTTCTCGCGCTCGCTCAACGCCTATGGGCGGGCCGGTGCACCGTGCCGCGCGTGCGGGACTGAGATGCGCCGCGTGGTGGTCAACGGGCGCTCCAGCCACTACTGCCCAGCGTGCCAAACCGCGTAA
- a CDS encoding alanine/glycine:cation symporter family protein codes for MEQATEFVDGTLNGIIWTIVPWLLVGAGLYFGLRTLFVQVRLLPDMFRSVTEKPKVVDKKGHEVDTEHKGLSAFQSFTISAASRVGTGNIAGVALAISVGGPGAVFWMWILALVGGATAFVESTLAQVWKSRDPDGHYFGGPAFYMTRGLGWKPFAVIFAVALSFTYGFVYNAIQTNSIVEAVSGSLDDDSNTLKLIVAVVIAGLTATIIFGGVTRIASATQLIVPFMAGAYIIIGLIVVVLNIDEVPAMFSLIVGHALGLKEVAGATVGMAFVWGMRRGLFSNEAGQGSAPNAAATATVSHPVKQGLVQALGVYFDTLLVCSITAFIVLLGPAVTYGREDIQGAALTQAALADSIGSWGAHVLTFILFFLAFSSVIGNYYLAQANIEYFTESKTVMTIFRFGVLGFVFFGAFGSVPLVWALGDTMAGTMAIINIIAIVPLGGVAIKLLKNYNEQRRQGVDPVFYRDMLPELKNVEVWDGSDPAARRTWQDRRSLREF; via the coding sequence ATGGAACAGGCTACAGAGTTCGTCGATGGAACTCTCAACGGAATCATTTGGACCATCGTGCCGTGGCTCCTCGTCGGGGCGGGCCTTTACTTCGGCCTCCGCACGCTCTTCGTGCAGGTGCGGCTGCTGCCCGACATGTTTCGGTCGGTGACGGAAAAGCCCAAGGTCGTCGACAAAAAGGGACACGAGGTCGACACCGAGCACAAGGGCCTGTCGGCCTTCCAATCCTTCACCATTTCGGCGGCCTCGCGCGTGGGCACGGGCAACATCGCGGGCGTGGCGCTCGCCATCTCCGTCGGCGGGCCGGGCGCGGTGTTCTGGATGTGGATCCTCGCGCTCGTCGGCGGTGCCACCGCGTTCGTGGAATCCACGCTCGCGCAGGTGTGGAAATCGCGCGATCCGGACGGCCACTACTTCGGCGGCCCGGCGTTCTACATGACGCGCGGGCTCGGCTGGAAGCCCTTCGCCGTGATCTTCGCCGTCGCGCTGTCGTTCACCTACGGCTTTGTCTACAACGCCATCCAGACCAACTCCATCGTCGAGGCGGTCAGCGGCTCGCTTGACGACGACTCGAATACCCTCAAGCTCATCGTCGCCGTGGTGATCGCCGGGCTGACCGCCACGATTATCTTCGGCGGCGTCACCCGCATCGCCAGCGCCACCCAGCTCATCGTGCCCTTCATGGCGGGCGCGTACATCATCATCGGCCTCATCGTCGTTGTGCTCAACATCGACGAGGTCCCCGCGATGTTCTCCCTCATCGTCGGCCACGCGCTCGGCCTCAAGGAGGTCGCTGGCGCGACGGTGGGCATGGCTTTTGTGTGGGGCATGCGCCGCGGCCTGTTTTCCAACGAGGCCGGCCAGGGCTCCGCGCCGAACGCGGCCGCGACGGCGACGGTGTCCCACCCGGTGAAGCAGGGCCTCGTGCAGGCGCTCGGCGTCTACTTTGACACCCTGCTCGTGTGCTCGATCACCGCGTTCATCGTCCTGCTTGGCCCCGCGGTTACCTACGGCCGCGAGGACATCCAGGGCGCGGCCCTGACCCAGGCGGCGTTGGCGGATTCCATCGGCTCGTGGGGGGCGCACGTGCTCACCTTCATCCTGTTCTTCCTGGCGTTTTCCTCCGTCATTGGCAACTACTACTTGGCGCAGGCGAACATCGAGTACTTCACCGAGTCGAAGACCGTGATGACGATCTTCCGCTTCGGTGTCCTCGGCTTTGTCTTCTTCGGCGCCTTCGGCTCCGTACCGCTGGTGTGGGCGCTGGGGGACACGATGGCGGGCACCATGGCCATCATCAACATCATCGCCATCGTCCCGCTCGGCGGGGTGGCCATCAAGCTGCTGAAGAACTACAACGAGCAGCGCCGCCAGGGCGTCGACCCGGTCTTTTACCGCGACATGCTGCCCGAGCTGAAGAACGTCGAGGTGTGGGACGGCTCCGACCCCGCCGCGCGCCGCACGTGGCAGGACCGCCGCTCGCTGCGCGAGTTTTAG
- a CDS encoding acylphosphatase → MQNTRMTAFVHGHVQGVGFRWWTRSRALELGLAGYAKNLDDGRVEVVAEGARGDVEKLLELLREEPSTAERPGRVDTVIEQYSQPRGAEGFEER, encoded by the coding sequence ATGCAGAACACGCGCATGACCGCATTCGTCCACGGGCACGTCCAGGGGGTGGGGTTTCGCTGGTGGACCCGCTCGCGCGCCCTCGAGCTCGGGCTGGCAGGCTACGCCAAGAACCTTGACGACGGCCGCGTGGAGGTCGTCGCCGAGGGTGCGCGGGGCGACGTCGAGAAGCTCCTTGAGCTCCTGCGGGAAGAGCCCTCGACCGCCGAGCGCCCCGGGCGGGTCGACACCGTGATCGAGCAGTACTCGCAGCCGCGCGGCGCGGAGGGCTTTGAGGAGCGGTAG
- the smc gene encoding chromosome segregation protein SMC encodes MHLKSLTLKGFKSFASATTMKFEPGICAVVGPNGSGKSNVVDALAWVMGEQGAKNLRGGKMEDVIFAGAGGRKPLGRAEVTLTFDNSDQHLPIDYTEVAITRRMFRDGASEYEINGAKARLMDIQELLSDSGIGREMHIIVGQGKLSEILESRPEERRAFIEEAAGVLKHRRRKEKAQRKLAGMQGNLDRLQDLTEELGAQLTPLARQAEAATRAATVQATLRDARLALAGDQVVALRALCEDATRAADALQEQVRAVTAALEEATAAQDSVEEQLGAVQPQAEEAQQVWFELSTLLERAGATVRVAAERASNAGADTAYHGQDPEDLLARAAHADEQYAAAVEEAEEAAERLETAREEVEALQETFDDAEREHMAQVRAIADRREGVVRLLAQEESQQRAVAAAEEEAARLGEALAETRDRALTARREEAEVSGTLSGIEAERAPLEEERRRAAAESEDAETRLEELRAAQRERERAVFTLESRISTLREQAPKTAATEVLGNGFGPLADALTARDGTSVALAAALGAHAEALVGAGDVVGRLADAERTVVVDPAGGASWRLDTDQRVDWLLDHVDIAPEVTGAVTRLLVDVALAATPADARRLVAADPRLRAVTREGVLVGEGWVAAGSGSASTVELSAEIGRAAEELAAARAALEELGGTLEGASLAADEARVAAAGATSALREHDANLEAWRRDHRRLTAQVEANEAEYARARERAHQAESRLVGLREELAQTRDRVARVEDAGSPQEPSTAARDAAAEALNQAKAIQMEATLGLRSAQQAADAVAGRGDALRRQADNERQAKARHDAAVAARRAQAELAGVVASRARDVVARAESALERAARERDALTAEVASLRARGQQARAEVTSTRQQLERLTDRAHAADIARSQAQVRIDEAEAKITESLGIAIPDLLAGYAPAPDFDREAETQRLAEAEKDLRSLGKVNPLALEEYKALEERYSFLSTQLDDVLRARRDLTGVIEDIDAQILQLFTDAWRDVEAEFPAVFHTLFPGGEARLVLTEPDDMLATGIEIEARPPGKRVKRLSLLSGGEKSLTALAFLVAIFRARPSPFYVLDEVEAALDDVNLRRLIALLEELRRDSQLLVITHQKPTMDVANVLYGVTMRGDGVTRVISQRMSPAGAAPDSAGK; translated from the coding sequence ATGCACCTGAAATCGTTGACGCTCAAGGGCTTCAAGTCCTTTGCCTCGGCGACGACGATGAAGTTCGAACCCGGCATCTGCGCCGTCGTCGGGCCGAACGGCTCGGGCAAATCGAATGTCGTCGACGCGCTTGCCTGGGTGATGGGGGAGCAGGGGGCGAAGAACCTGCGCGGGGGGAAGATGGAGGACGTCATCTTCGCCGGCGCCGGGGGGCGCAAACCGCTGGGGCGCGCCGAGGTGACGCTGACCTTCGACAACTCGGATCAGCACCTGCCGATCGACTACACGGAGGTGGCGATCACCCGCCGGATGTTCCGCGACGGCGCCTCCGAGTACGAGATCAACGGGGCCAAGGCCCGCCTGATGGACATCCAGGAGCTGCTCTCGGACTCCGGTATCGGCCGCGAGATGCACATTATCGTCGGCCAGGGCAAGCTCTCCGAGATCCTCGAATCCCGCCCCGAGGAGCGCCGCGCGTTCATCGAGGAGGCCGCGGGCGTGCTCAAGCATCGCCGCCGCAAGGAGAAGGCGCAGCGCAAGCTGGCGGGCATGCAAGGCAACCTGGACCGCCTCCAGGACCTCACTGAGGAGCTGGGCGCGCAGCTCACACCCCTGGCTCGCCAGGCGGAGGCCGCCACACGCGCGGCGACGGTGCAGGCCACGCTTCGCGACGCCCGCCTCGCCCTCGCCGGGGACCAGGTGGTGGCCCTTCGCGCCTTATGCGAGGACGCCACGCGTGCCGCCGACGCGCTCCAGGAGCAGGTGCGCGCGGTCACGGCCGCGCTGGAGGAGGCCACGGCGGCCCAGGATTCCGTCGAGGAGCAGCTCGGGGCCGTGCAGCCGCAGGCGGAGGAGGCGCAGCAGGTGTGGTTCGAGCTGTCGACGCTGCTCGAGCGCGCCGGCGCGACCGTGCGCGTGGCCGCCGAGCGCGCCAGCAACGCAGGGGCGGACACTGCCTACCACGGCCAGGACCCCGAGGACCTGCTGGCCCGCGCCGCCCACGCCGATGAGCAGTACGCAGCCGCCGTCGAGGAGGCGGAGGAGGCCGCCGAGCGCCTCGAGACGGCCCGCGAGGAGGTCGAGGCGCTGCAGGAGACCTTCGACGACGCGGAGCGCGAGCACATGGCGCAGGTGCGTGCCATCGCGGACCGTCGCGAGGGCGTGGTGCGCCTGCTCGCGCAGGAGGAATCGCAGCAGCGCGCCGTCGCCGCCGCGGAGGAGGAGGCCGCGCGGCTGGGCGAGGCGCTCGCCGAGACCCGCGACCGCGCCCTGACCGCCCGCCGAGAGGAGGCCGAGGTGTCCGGCACGCTCTCCGGAATCGAGGCGGAGCGCGCACCCCTGGAGGAGGAACGCCGTCGCGCCGCGGCGGAGTCCGAGGACGCCGAGACACGCCTGGAGGAGCTGCGGGCCGCCCAGCGTGAGCGCGAGCGGGCCGTGTTTACGCTGGAGTCGCGCATTTCCACCCTGCGGGAACAGGCGCCGAAGACGGCCGCCACGGAGGTCCTGGGGAATGGCTTTGGCCCGCTCGCGGACGCCCTCACCGCGCGCGACGGCACCTCGGTGGCGCTGGCCGCGGCGCTGGGGGCGCACGCCGAGGCCCTCGTCGGTGCGGGCGACGTGGTGGGCAGGCTCGCCGACGCCGAGCGCACCGTTGTTGTGGACCCCGCCGGCGGTGCCTCCTGGCGCCTGGACACTGACCAGCGCGTCGACTGGCTTCTCGACCACGTCGACATCGCGCCCGAGGTCACGGGCGCCGTGACGCGACTGCTTGTCGACGTCGCCCTCGCCGCCACCCCCGCCGACGCGCGCCGCCTCGTCGCCGCCGACCCGCGCCTGCGCGCCGTCACCCGCGAGGGCGTCCTCGTCGGCGAGGGCTGGGTCGCCGCCGGTTCCGGGAGCGCGAGCACCGTCGAGCTCAGCGCCGAGATCGGCCGCGCGGCAGAGGAGCTCGCCGCCGCCCGCGCCGCCCTCGAGGAGCTCGGCGGCACCCTCGAGGGGGCGAGCCTCGCGGCGGACGAAGCGCGCGTGGCCGCCGCGGGAGCGACGTCCGCGCTGCGCGAGCACGACGCGAACCTCGAGGCGTGGCGCCGCGACCACCGGCGCCTCACCGCGCAGGTGGAGGCCAACGAGGCCGAGTACGCCCGCGCCCGCGAGCGAGCCCACCAGGCGGAGTCCCGCCTGGTGGGCCTGCGCGAGGAGCTAGCGCAGACGAGGGACCGGGTTGCGCGCGTCGAGGACGCCGGCAGCCCCCAGGAGCCGTCCACCGCCGCGCGCGACGCAGCCGCGGAGGCGCTCAACCAGGCGAAGGCGATCCAGATGGAGGCCACGCTGGGCCTACGCTCGGCGCAGCAGGCGGCCGACGCGGTCGCCGGGCGGGGCGACGCGCTACGCCGCCAGGCCGACAACGAGCGGCAGGCGAAGGCTCGCCACGATGCCGCGGTGGCGGCCCGGCGCGCTCAGGCGGAGCTCGCCGGGGTGGTCGCCTCCCGCGCCCGCGACGTCGTCGCCCGCGCGGAGTCCGCCCTCGAGCGCGCCGCCCGTGAGCGCGACGCGCTCACCGCCGAGGTGGCCTCCCTGCGCGCGAGAGGGCAGCAGGCCCGGGCTGAGGTCACGTCCACGCGCCAGCAGCTCGAGCGGCTCACCGACCGCGCACACGCCGCCGATATCGCCCGCTCGCAGGCCCAGGTGCGCATCGACGAAGCCGAGGCGAAGATCACCGAATCCCTCGGCATCGCCATCCCCGACCTGCTGGCCGGCTATGCTCCGGCGCCCGACTTCGACCGCGAAGCGGAGACACAGCGCCTGGCCGAGGCTGAAAAGGACCTGCGCTCCTTGGGCAAGGTCAACCCGCTGGCGCTGGAGGAGTACAAGGCCCTCGAGGAGCGCTACAGCTTCCTGTCTACGCAGCTTGACGACGTCCTCCGCGCGCGCCGGGACCTCACCGGCGTGATTGAGGACATCGACGCTCAGATTCTCCAGCTGTTCACCGACGCCTGGCGTGACGTGGAGGCCGAGTTCCCCGCGGTGTTCCACACCCTCTTCCCGGGCGGCGAGGCCCGCCTCGTGCTCACCGAGCCCGACGACATGCTCGCCACGGGCATTGAGATCGAGGCGCGCCCGCCCGGCAAGCGGGTCAAGCGCCTGTCGCTACTGTCGGGCGGGGAAAAGTCGCTCACGGCGCTGGCCTTTCTCGTGGCCATTTTCCGCGCCCGCCCCAGCCCTTTCTACGTGCTCGACGAGGTCGAGGCCGCGCTTGACGACGTCAACCTCCGCCGCCTCATCGCCCTGCTCGAAGAGCTACGCCGCGACTCCCAGCTTCTGGTGATTACGCACCAGAAGCCGACGATGGACGTGGCCAACGTGCTGTACGGCGTGACCATGCGCGGCGACGGCGTCACGCGGGTCATCTCTCAGCGCATGAGTCCCGCTGGCGCGGCACCCGACAGTGCGGGGAAGTAG
- the ftsY gene encoding signal recognition particle-docking protein FtsY, with product MDTTTIVWIIIAVVAIVLLIAGLVVAGNRRKKTKTVSFDKVEEPKELTQQEKSGNYQAKGGFNFAQADAQPDLVRRDGSSASGSTAAAAGGAAAASHSDPEPPAPDAPVVEAAAPPTPPEADPETDPVSQPEQQVEMTHDTVDFVESTDPEATEPEAAQPEAPAAPAAEPADEPAEESGEPNEPGETLEQLVDKQRDVEKEAEEAAAAAAVTAEVAEEARQDGAVASEDAIITDHEPSDELDEIAPAAGRIGKLRGRLSRSQNAIGQGLLGILTAGDLDEDAWEEIEDTLIMADLGANLTMKVTDSLRSKIAERGVSSEAEARAMLRETLIEAARPEMDRSLKAMPNDGKPAVIVIVGVNGTGKTTTTGKLARVLVSLGHSVVLGAADTFRAAAADQLETWGRRVGATTVRGKEGADPASVAYDAVATGVDQGADVVLVDTAGRLHTSTGLMDQLGKVKRVVEKKTRVDEVLLVLDATVGQNGITQARVFRDVVDITGVVLTKLDGTAKGGIVFQVQEELGVPVKLVGLGEGADDLAPFEVESFVDALLG from the coding sequence ATGGATACAACGACCATAGTGTGGATCATCATTGCGGTCGTGGCGATTGTCCTGCTCATCGCGGGACTGGTCGTCGCGGGTAACCGCCGGAAGAAGACGAAGACCGTCTCCTTTGACAAGGTGGAAGAGCCCAAGGAGCTGACCCAGCAGGAGAAGTCCGGCAACTACCAGGCCAAGGGCGGGTTTAATTTTGCTCAGGCCGATGCGCAGCCCGACCTGGTGCGCCGCGATGGCAGCTCCGCCAGCGGTTCGACCGCGGCCGCTGCGGGAGGCGCCGCCGCGGCGAGCCACAGTGACCCGGAGCCCCCGGCTCCCGACGCCCCAGTCGTCGAGGCCGCCGCGCCACCCACCCCGCCCGAGGCCGACCCCGAGACCGACCCGGTCAGCCAGCCCGAGCAGCAGGTGGAGATGACCCACGACACCGTGGATTTTGTCGAGTCGACGGACCCTGAAGCAACTGAGCCTGAAGCCGCTCAACCCGAAGCGCCGGCAGCGCCGGCGGCGGAGCCAGCGGACGAACCCGCTGAGGAGTCCGGAGAGCCGAATGAGCCGGGGGAGACGCTTGAGCAGCTCGTCGATAAGCAGCGCGACGTCGAAAAGGAAGCCGAGGAAGCGGCAGCGGCCGCGGCCGTGACCGCCGAGGTCGCTGAGGAAGCGCGACAGGACGGCGCGGTGGCGTCCGAGGACGCCATCATCACAGATCACGAGCCGAGCGATGAGCTCGACGAGATCGCCCCGGCGGCGGGGCGCATCGGCAAGCTCCGCGGGAGGCTGTCGCGCTCGCAGAACGCGATCGGGCAGGGGCTGCTCGGCATCCTCACCGCCGGTGACCTCGACGAGGACGCCTGGGAGGAGATCGAGGACACGCTCATCATGGCGGACCTTGGCGCGAACCTGACCATGAAGGTCACCGACAGCTTGCGCTCGAAGATCGCCGAGCGGGGCGTGTCCAGCGAGGCCGAAGCCCGCGCCATGCTGCGCGAAACGCTCATTGAGGCGGCGCGGCCCGAGATGGATCGCTCGCTCAAGGCTATGCCTAACGACGGCAAACCCGCCGTCATCGTCATCGTGGGCGTCAACGGCACCGGGAAGACGACCACGACCGGTAAGCTTGCGCGCGTGCTCGTGTCCCTCGGCCACTCCGTCGTTCTCGGCGCGGCCGACACCTTCCGCGCGGCGGCCGCGGACCAGCTGGAGACCTGGGGCCGCCGCGTCGGCGCGACCACGGTGCGCGGCAAGGAGGGCGCCGATCCGGCATCCGTCGCCTACGACGCCGTCGCCACGGGCGTGGACCAGGGCGCCGACGTGGTTCTCGTGGACACCGCGGGCCGCCTGCACACCTCCACTGGTCTGATGGACCAGCTGGGCAAGGTCAAGCGCGTGGTGGAGAAGAAGACTCGCGTTGACGAGGTGCTTCTCGTGCTCGACGCCACGGTCGGCCAAAACGGCATCACACAGGCGCGCGTCTTCCGCGACGTCGTGGATATCACCGGTGTCGTCCTCACGAAGCTTGACGGCACCGCGAAGGGTGGCATCGTCTTCCAGGTGCAGGAGGAACTCGGTGTTCCCGTCAAGCTCGTCGGCCTCGGCGAGGGGGCGGACGACCTCGCCCCGTTCGAGGTGGAGAGCTTCGTCGACGCCCTTTTGGGGTAG
- a CDS encoding ammonium transporter: MDVTAEHVAAASGNASWVLVSASMVLLMTPALALFYGGMSSRRSVLNMMMMSFTALGVVAVVYVLWGWSMSYGTHSFGGVVANPFEHLGLRGSITNADGSYVEGSHGYAAVIDICFQLTFAAISVAIISGALASRVKIGSWIIFAAAWSTLVYFPLAHMVWGGGLLSHAERSIAAWMYGTHGGEARIAPIDFAGGTVVHISAGVAALVLALVVGRREGFPASNARPHNLPLVMLGAALLWFGWFGFNGGSALAADGLAGLAWLNTTAAAAAAMLGWLGVEKWRDGYATSLGASSGIVAGLVAITPAAGALTPATSLLLGAVGGVLACCGVGLKYRLNIDDSLDVVGVHLVAGVWGTIGLAFFSRGTGLFTGGGADGWRLLAVQTVIALAAMLFAGVLTYFIAVLIKHTVGWRVTREQEFEGIDYSVHRETGYDVGGSGMRTGIVFPAELTPPSTGHPSHGRGEKPRAEQARADKAVTA, encoded by the coding sequence ATGGATGTGACTGCGGAACATGTCGCAGCGGCATCGGGAAACGCGAGCTGGGTTCTCGTGTCGGCGAGCATGGTATTGCTCATGACTCCGGCGTTGGCGCTGTTCTACGGCGGGATGTCGTCCCGGCGCAGCGTGCTCAACATGATGATGATGTCGTTTACCGCGCTGGGGGTTGTCGCGGTGGTCTACGTGCTCTGGGGGTGGTCCATGTCGTACGGCACCCACTCCTTCGGAGGCGTTGTGGCCAACCCGTTCGAGCACCTCGGGCTGCGCGGCTCCATTACAAACGCGGACGGTAGCTACGTGGAGGGTTCTCACGGTTACGCGGCCGTCATCGACATCTGCTTCCAGCTCACCTTCGCGGCGATCTCGGTGGCGATCATCTCGGGTGCACTTGCCAGCCGCGTCAAGATCGGCTCGTGGATCATCTTCGCCGCGGCGTGGTCGACGCTGGTCTACTTCCCGCTGGCCCACATGGTGTGGGGCGGGGGCCTGCTCAGCCACGCCGAGAGGTCCATCGCAGCATGGATGTACGGTACGCACGGCGGCGAGGCCCGAATCGCCCCCATCGACTTTGCGGGCGGGACCGTCGTCCACATCTCCGCGGGCGTGGCTGCGCTGGTCCTCGCGCTCGTCGTCGGGCGCCGCGAGGGATTCCCCGCATCCAACGCGCGGCCGCACAATCTTCCGCTGGTCATGCTGGGAGCCGCGTTGCTGTGGTTCGGCTGGTTCGGCTTCAATGGCGGTTCCGCCCTCGCAGCCGACGGGCTCGCCGGCCTAGCCTGGCTGAACACCACCGCCGCGGCGGCGGCCGCCATGCTCGGCTGGCTGGGCGTCGAAAAGTGGCGCGACGGCTACGCTACCTCGCTCGGGGCTTCCTCGGGCATCGTCGCAGGGCTGGTGGCTATCACGCCCGCTGCGGGGGCGTTGACCCCGGCGACCTCGCTCCTGCTCGGCGCCGTCGGCGGGGTACTCGCTTGCTGCGGGGTCGGGCTGAAATACAGGCTCAATATCGACGACTCGCTCGACGTCGTCGGAGTCCACCTCGTCGCAGGCGTGTGGGGGACCATCGGCCTGGCATTCTTCTCCCGCGGCACGGGGTTGTTCACAGGCGGGGGTGCCGACGGGTGGCGCCTGCTTGCGGTCCAGACGGTGATCGCACTGGCGGCCATGCTGTTCGCCGGTGTGCTGACCTACTTCATCGCGGTGCTTATCAAGCACACGGTCGGCTGGCGCGTGACCCGCGAGCAGGAGTTCGAAGGTATCGACTACTCCGTCCACCGTGAGACCGGTTACGACGTCGGCGGCTCGGGGATGCGCACCGGGATCGTTTTTCCGGCGGAGTTAACCCCACCAAGCACAGGCCACCCGTCACACGGCAGGGGGGAGAAACCCCGTGCCGAACAGGCCCGTGCCGACAAGGCTGTGACAGCATGA
- a CDS encoding P-II family nitrogen regulator has protein sequence MKLITAVVKPFTVSDIREALAAIGVHGITVTDAQGAGRQIAAVEYYRGAKFSSAFVAKAKVEVLVADRDVEKALEAVVEAAYTGEVGDGKVWVSEVSRVIRVRTGETGEDAI, from the coding sequence ATGAAACTCATCACCGCAGTGGTCAAGCCGTTCACTGTCAGCGACATCCGCGAGGCCCTCGCTGCGATCGGGGTACACGGGATCACCGTGACGGATGCCCAGGGGGCGGGGCGCCAGATCGCCGCAGTGGAGTACTACCGCGGCGCAAAATTCTCCTCGGCGTTCGTCGCCAAAGCAAAGGTCGAGGTCCTCGTCGCTGACCGTGACGTCGAAAAGGCGCTCGAGGCCGTTGTCGAAGCGGCCTACACCGGAGAGGTCGGCGACGGAAAAGTGTGGGTCAGCGAGGTCAGCAGAGTCATCCGGGTGCGCACCGGGGAGACGGGTGAGGACGCGATCTGA